TTACCGGGGCGGCTGGCTATACCGGGATGCACGCCTGCCGCTATTTTGCAAAGCTTGGCTGGGAGGTGGCGGCGCTGACTCGCACCGCCGCTTCCGCATCAAAGCTGACCTCACTGGCTGGCGATGATAAGAACCCCGGCGCAGATACCGGCACTCATGTCTGTATCACGCCTTATGTGTGCGATTTGCTCGACAAAAAACGTCTTGGCGAAGTCATTCGCCAGATTGCTCCAGATTATGTGCTTCATCTAGGCGGTAAAAATTCGGTGCCTGAATCATGGCAGAGTCCACTGCTGTACATGGAATCCAATGTACTGTCTACATTGTATTTGCTGGATGTACTGCGCTCTTTCCCCAAAGCCCGGATTGTTGTAGCGGGTTCTCGGCTAAAGACGGCTTTGCAGGCTCCGTACAATCCTACGCACCCGTACAGCCTCAGTAAAAGCCTTCAAGAGGCAGTCGCGCTTTCGTGGGGTGCGCTGTTCGATCAATCTGTTATGCTGGCGGAGCCTTGCAACTTGATTGGCCCGGGTCCCTCCACCGGCTTTTGCGCATTACTGGCGGGGTATATCGTTCGAACGGAGCGCATGAAAGGGCAGTCGGTTACTAAAGCTGCCCCGTTCCGGGTATCTTCCCGACATGCGCAGCGTGATTTTCTGGACGTTCGAGACGCGGTTCGTGCGTACGGTGTGCTGCTGAAGCAAGGTGTGCCGGGCCGCATTTACCCGGTCTGCACAGGCAGTATCGTAGAGCTGGGCCATATCGTGGAACGTATGATTGCACTGGCGAATACATCTGTCCCCATACAATGGGGGGATACAGCGGAGTCTGCCGCTACTTCGGCATACCGTGCGAAGGAGCTGGAGGACATGGGCTGGAAACCGACCATACAGCTGGGGCAATCACTAGAGGAAATGATTCAATACCGCCGAGCTGGAAAGGAAGGAACGATATGAGACCGAAAGTAACGATCGTCATTCCCTTTTACAACTGTTCATATGTGAATCAGGCTTTGCAAAGCGCATTGGAGCAAAGCTATGGACCGCTTGAGATTATTGTCGTCGATGATGGGTCCACGATACATCGCGAATTGCTTCAGCCCTATCTTCCATATATCTTTTATTTGGGCAAATCCAACGGTGGAACAGCCAGTGCGCTGAATCATGGTATCCGTCATGCCAGCGGCGAATATATTGCGTGGCTCAGCTCCGATGATACCTACCAAAGAGACAAAATTAATAATCAGGTTTCCTTTATGTTGGAGCAAGGTGCACATATCTCCCACACCAACTTCAATTCCATCAATCAATACAGCCAAATTATAACGTATCAGGCAGCCCCCGTACTCCCGTCCATGACGGAGTTTTACCGTTTTTTCCAGCATGGTAATCCGGTTAATGGATGCACGGTCATGTTTAAAAAGGAGCTGTTCTCACATATCGGTCTGTTCGATGAATTGCTGCCGTATACTCATGATCTGGATATGTGGTACCGAGTGATGCTGGCAGGATATCCATTTCCTTTTCTGAATGAGTCGCTGGTCAATTATCGCTGGCATGATGAAATGGGAACAAATAAGCATCGGCATGTCATTGAACAGGAATACTTAATTACCCAGGCGCGCTACAGAACCAGCTTAACTGAGCTGCTGAACGGATTTGCTGCTATGTAGTACGAATCAGAGGAGCGTCATATAAGGCTGGGAAGGCAGAGGCTGAGCAGTTTCGGCCTCTTTTTTGTTGGTAAACCTATTCTAGCTTGTGAGAATCCAATCATGGGATAGACAAGCCTCCGTTGGATATCTATATATGCGAAATCTGCGTGTAGAAGCGTAGGCCATGTGATTAAGGAAAAAGCCTGTGACCTGCAGTGCCAGTATAGAGCACGCAGATTCACAGGCCAATTACAAATGACTAATGATGGTAGGGAGAGACCAAGTTAGTTAGGAAAATAATACCTTTGTTATGAAGTTGGTCCTACAGTGCTAATTACTGCCCAATCGCCGAACGGGAATGTGTGTTCCGGTACGAAATTTCCAGCAGCGTCTTTTCCTTGGGCCGCAATCGAGATATCACTTGCGATTGCGGCTGGGGCTGGAGATGAAACGTTAATGATATATGCGGGTACTACAGTAGGAATCGTAAGTGTGACGACTGCATTTGCAGCCAAGGCAAATGTGGTTAAGAAATAAGGTACTGCTGCTGTACCTGGTGGTGCGCTCCCAGGCGCGCTATAAGCATGAACAACAATGGGAGAAAGTGCTGCTGCTGTTGTATTAGTGATACGTACTACAACAGAACTCGAATGGAAAGTGGCATTTGGATTCAGGTTTTCAATTGCTCCTATCGAAAAAACTGCCATATTTTTCACCCCCTTTGTAATATCAATATATGAAAAAAGGGTAGTTTTAGAGTGTGCGAATGATAGAGGGGTTAAGTGCAAATTACTGGTTTTATTCTCGCTGTATGTCGCAAAAAGTAATTAAACCACAGGCTGGTTCTATTAGGAACCAGCCTGTGGTTATTCCTTAAGCCACGATCATTGGACCTTGTGGGCTCCGGTGAAATACATCAATCGGGAGAGGGATCGGCTGCTGTGTATGCCACCCGAACGCATGAAGCTCCCTGGGGCTGGGAATAGGCCGCAACCGTCCGCCCTCAGCATAATACAGTCCGTGATTCGGGCCCATATATAGCCGGTAATCAATCAGTTCGTGCTCCTCGAAAACATTAAAATCGATAGGCGGGCCAATGGGCAAAGTCTCCAGCTGCGCGAATGAAAGAGGAATCGATTCGTTGACCTCATAGCCCAGCAAACGGAACGATTCGAAATCGTGAAAGGGGTAGCGCAGACCATGGCTGATCAGGTGCATATTGTTCACAGGATCTCTAGCGATGTAAACCGCTGGGAAATGATCGTGAAGTTGGCCATTATGCAGTAACAGCTTGCCGTTGGGAATACTGTTCACCATGGCATCCGACAGTTGGATTACCCGATCGAGACGAAAATGGAAAGCATGAAAAGTATCAAGCGACCCGACAGGCCGCTTAAGCCCTTTCTCGATTTGATAAATATTTGCTTTAGAGTCTCGAATGAGTATTCCATTAGGCAAAGAAGAATCCTTAGGTTGATGATGCGGATGCCCGGTAGTTACCCGTCCGGGGAAAAAGAATTCATCTAATGCGTAAATGAGACGTTCAGGGTTAAAATTCCATTTTCTTAGAAATATTCGGCGATTTCTCTGGCCCCATTCAGCCATATCAATTGAATTATGTGTAAAACTGGCGTTCCCCTCATGATGGACATGACTGTCTCCTGCGATGAGGAGCCTTAATCCTATTTTTAGTGTCCGGTACCCGAAATCAATATCTTCATAGCCGCCTCCCGGAAATGCTTCGTCTAAATACCCGATCTGATGTATCAATTGACGACGGAACAACATACAAAATCCGCTTAAAGCCGTTGTATCTCGCCAAAGTGAGGGATTAGCAATATTAAAATTTTTGGTGAATTCATGATATGTCTCTGTGGTTGAATAGGACATAGGAAGACGCTGCATTGGCGTCACCATGTTGGACACAGGACCGACAATACCAATATCCGATGAGCTATAAAGTGCATGAATTAAATTTTCCAGCCAATGGTGAGATACCATCGTATCATTATTGAGTAGAAGAATAGTATCCCCTGTAGATGCCTTAATGCCTTGATTACAAGCTGCTGCAAATCCACGGTTTGTTCCATTCTCAATTAAATGTACGTTCTCCCGATGACGTAGTTGATGCTGAGTACCGTCTGTCGATCCATTGTCAATACAGATCAATTCGTAGGGAATGGTAGTATAGTGAACGATGCTATTCAGGCACCGTTCCGTTAATTCCCAGTTGTTTAACGTAAGGATAACGATACTGACCAGCATAAAATTCTCTCCTTAAAATTAAAGAGTATTCAGAAGCATTTGTAATTGTGGCTGATATGTCTGTCTGACGGTTTCTAATTCCCGCACAATAGCTTGGTAATGTTGGACCGTACCCATTTGTTCATGATGGCGGTAGGCGGTGAGAGGCTCATTTAAATAGTGAAATTTTGTATGGTTCAATATTATACGAATCCAAAAATCATAATCATGAGTATATAACAGCTTCTCGTTGAAGTATCCGATGTTGCGAACATAATCCTTTTTCATCATTACCGTGCAGCCATTTAATGGGCAGTAGGAAGAAAACGCCTCAATAAAGGAACGTACTGTCATGAATTTAGCGGTTGCATTGTGACATATTATCTTGTTCGCTTTGTTAATGACATGATAATCAGTGAAACTGGCCTCGGCTTGATGTTGCTCCATAAAATTCACTTGATGTTCAATTTTGGTCGAATAAAACCTATCGTCTGAACTAAGCCAAGCAATATACTTTCCCGTGCAGAATTGTATGCCATAATTGAGCGCGGTTGCCGTGCCACCGTTCATTTTTCCAATATAATAGATTCGATCCATATAAGGGATCAAATGTTCTTGATGCATAGTTGACCCATCATCTACGACAATAATTTCGATATTCGGATAAGTTTGATTTAAGACGCTGGCTACCGCTTGATCTACGTACGGACAATTGAAAAAGGGAATGATGACACTCACTTTGGGCAACGATTCCACATTTCCTCACCTCGCAATCTTCATGCGCTTTTCTCCTCACCTTACGGTATGTTAAAACGAATTCATCATTGTGGACGAATCACCATATGGTAATTCATTTTGGGAAATTTACTAAAGGTAAAATAGTTATTTTGTTCAACCAAAGTTGTCCGTTGATTCATATATAGTTCATAGAAGGGTGGTGGAAAATTTGAAAATATTATTCACCTATATTGTTCCAAGCGGTGGAATGGAAACCCTGAACCGAACCCGTGGGGAAGTGTTGCGAAAATATGGAGTAAACTGCCATTTTCTATATAGCCGTGATGGCGCAGGGCTACAGAACGGCTCTAGCTGCCCTACACATATATCGGATGATGATCAGGAAATTCAGCAATTGCTAAAAAAAGAAGGTTTCGAAGCAGTCGTTGTATCATCAGACTTTATTATGCTTGAGCGTTTGCGAAGATTAGGCTTTACCGGACCTATTATTTTTGAAGTGCAAGGGCTTGGCCCAATGGAATATGCGACTCAATTTATAAATAATGCAGCATTATACATTTTGTCTTATGCCGATGCCTTGTTATATCCTCCGACTTCTCATTTGAATCAGTTATTTGCACAATTTCCCACGAAAATCCACTTTAATTTTTCCAACTGTGTTGATACTGCCAAAATTCAATATCGTCCGAATATTAAACATTCATATCCAATCATCGGCTGGGTAGGACGAATTGAATCTAACAAAAATTGGCGTGAATGTTTAGAGATTGTCCACCATTCTGTGGACCAGGAGCCCAACTTGCGGTTATGGTTGTTTGAAGATCCTAATTTGTGTACACGTTCTGAACGAGAAGATTTCCTGAAAATGGTTGCTGATTTTAATTTGGAACATCGATTGGTTCTATTTTCCAACATCCCGCACAGCGAAATGCCATATTATTATTCTGCTATCGGAGATTCTGGAGGATACTTATTGTCCACTTCTATACTTGAAGGGTTTGGTTATGCGGTAGCAGAAGCAATGAGTTGCCGTTGTCCTATCCTCTCTACCGATTCTGACGGAGTACGTGCTTTTATTAAACATGACATTACAGGTAAATTTTATCCAACGGGTAGTATTGAAGCAGCGGTTCAACAAGGGTTAGAATTGATGAGAAATTATCCACTACGTAATTCAATTCGCAAGAAAGGCAGAGAACATATAGAATCTACTTTCGCTTTAGAAACCTACGTATCTCATTTTATTGGTATGTTGCACTATTTGGGTTTATAAAAAAATCAACAAAAAGAGGCGGTTTACATCTGCTAAATGTAAATGCCCCTTTTTTAGGTTGGATTGCTCAGATGTACCTTATGATCTAATCCGCTTTTTACTTTCTCCCAGAATGCCTGGCTTAAACTTTATATTGTTTTCTTCAGGTCATGAACGACAGCATCAATTTCCTGGAGCAGGTTATTAAGCCTGTTTTGGAATATACCTATGCCGAAAGATTCCACGGCTTCCTTGCGATTTTTAGTTCCTATTTCCAGCATGTGATCTTTATGTTGAAGGAGATCAGCAATTGTTTGTGAAAGTCTGTCCACATCACCTTTAGGCACTAAAAATTCCTCATTACCCGTGTTTTGGAGTAGCTCACCAAGTCCTGCTGAGTCATAAGCAACCACTGGTTTGCCGAATGCCATCCCTTCAAGAGCAGTCATTCCAAAGCCTTCATCAATCATGCTAGGTACAACAACAACATCAAGCGCAGGGTATAATTGTTCAATGTGTTTGGCAAACGGAAGAAATATAATGCGTGACGGATCTAAGGTTGAATGCGCCAATGTTTGGCATTTATTGAAGTAGTCTGTTATTTCTAGACTTCCAGCAATCAGAAATTTGGCTTGAGGAAAGTGTGGTATTAGTCTACCGGCCATATTGATAAATTGATCAATTCCTTTATGGGCTGAAACTATCCCGGATACGAGCCCTATCAGCGTCTCGTGGTCGACAATATTATGGACTGCCCTCAGATAACGACGATTTTCCTCCCACTTTTCAGGATGCAATTCAGTATCATTCCAGGAAGGGGATATAAGCCTTTTTTTATTATTAACTATTGAATCTTTAAAGGGGGCAAGTACTGCTTCCGATATACCGATAATCCAATCTGCATAACGATTTACGATCCGCACTGCATCAATCTGATGTGCCTCTGGATACAAAATTTCGTTTATTATCCAAGCAACGGGGATGCCCGCTTTTTTTGCCGCAGCCGCAGGCAACGCATTTACCGCTGTGTTAACAATCACCCAATCCGGTCTATGCATGTGGAGAAGGGTTAATAGGGATTGGTAGGAATTGGAAGCCTCTTGTTTAGCAAATTCCTGATGCATAGCTGGCGATGATTCATACAAGGACCACAGCAGTGGAGAATCTTGAATGACAATACGTATACCCGCAGTTTCTGCTTCTATCGACAGCATGCCGGCACAGGGAACAACCAACACAACCTCATATTGCCCGGTAAGGATTCTGGCTAAAAAAAGCAGCCATTTCTCGGCACCCGACATTCGATCCGGATGGCAAATATGTGAGAATAACATTACCTTAGATTTTACGCTCACGGGCTACATACCCTATGCACTTCTCGGGTATGATTGTCACCTCCTTTGGATAGGTAATTTACTATATGAGCGATGTTTATCCCTCGACACGAGCATTCACCCATGTATTATTCATTACAAAGTAGTCATATGTATAATATTTTGAATTTTTATACGCAGATTCTGGTATTTCACAACTATGGGTACTGCGTACATGCAATGGATCGCTTTAGGTGTCTATTTGTGCTTTCGCCTGTGCCAAGCTGTGCGGCAACGCATAAAATAGTGTGAGAGGGGATAGCACATATGGACTGTCATACTGGCATAAACAACGCACGGGATGCGTCTGTCTCCGTAGTTGCTGGTAAGGTTCAAGCGCCGACCCGTTCAGGTATAAAAGGAGGGTGCGCTTATGAAGGCTTTGGTCACTGGAGGAGCCGGATTTATCGGTTCCCATCTGGTGCGTGCGCTTGCTGACTCGGGTATCAGAGTGCATGTACTGGATAATCTGACGACCGGGAATGTCGCAAATGTGGACCCGCGCGCGGTCTTGCATATGGCGGATATACGCAGCTCTGAGATCCGGACGCTGCTGATTCGGGAAAGCCCGGATATTGTGTTTCACTTGGCGGCACAGGCTGATGTGCAGCATTCTATTCATCAACCGGATGAGGACGCGGATGTGAATGTGCTGGGGACGATTCATCTGTTGCAGGCTTGCCATGAGGCCAGTGTATCCAAACTTATATTTGCATCTACATCCGGCGTATACGGAGAACTGCAAAAGCAGTATATTCAGGAGGATGATCCCACGGAGCCGATCTCGGGCTATGGACTGTCCAAGCTGACCGCAGAGTCGTATATTCGGCTTTTTCATCGGTTATACGGCATGAGCTACACGATTTTGCGTTACGGAAATGTGTATGGCCCCGGCCAGGCGCCGAAGGGAGAGGGCGGTGTAGTCGCTCTGTTTATGGAGCGGTTAAAAAAAGGAAGCCCCTTGCTCATTCACGGCGACGGAACGCAGACCCGCGACTTTGTGTACGTCAAGGACGTAGTCAGAGCGAATATAGCGGCGATGCGTGCAGCAGATCAACGGACGGTACATGTAAGTACGGGACGAACGACATCCATCAATCGATTGGCCTATGATTTGCTAAAGCTGCACGGTTCGTCCGTTCGCCCCGTATATTCAGCCGCGCGTCCGGGAGACATTCACCATAGCTGCCTTAGCAACACAGTCGCCCGACATTGGCTTCGATGGGAACCGCTATATGGCATCTCTGCTGGCTTAAAGGAAACATATGTTAGAAGTATGGGGTCAGGCCAAGAAGACGCGTATTGATTGCGCGAGAAAATCAGGAAGGGGCTGAGGATGAGATTCAGCCCCTCTAATTTTATTCTATTAACTCCTGTTCGACTTCATAGAATAGCGAGTATCATGCAGGCAGCGCCTGTCCACCATACATAATCATGAATCATAACGAACTTTCCTGATGAAAGCCTCATTGAGAGGCTAAACAAGATTTTCGTTCAATAACCTCGGTGTTCACCAGCACCTGCGTGTGATGCTCCTGGTTTTGATTGAGCTTCTCCATAAGCAAGTTAACAGCTGTCTGGGCCAAAACATCCTTTTTCACGTGAATGGTAGTTAGTTCAGGGCTGATGACCTTGGCCTCATGAATATTATCAAACCCCATAACGGAGATTTGCTCAGGTACTCGAATATTCATTTCCTGAAACGTTTTAATCGCGCTAATCGCCATGTAGTCATTTTCACAAAACAGGGCCGAAGGAAGCTCGTCCAATTCTTGGATAGCTGCTTTAAAAGAATCCTGCGACATGACCAGCATGGGATGCATATTAAAGGTTAGACTATCATCTATGGTAAGACCCTGTTCCTCTAAAGCTGCCATAAACCCTTCCTTTCGTTTCTTAAAGTTGAGGATTCTGGTACTGGATTGCACGTATCCTATTTGTTTGTGTCCAGACTGAATCAAATATTGACCTGCTTGATACCCGCCAAGGTAGTTATTAATGGATACAAAACTGGCGTCGATGTGTTCAAAGCAAGTATCCAAAATAACGATATTGGCATGAATGGATTGTATAGAATGAATAATCTCGGCAGTTAAATTCGTGCCCAGTAAAAGCACTCCTGAGGAGGGCTGATCCTTTTCCAAGGCAGACAATTCCTCTTCGAGATTATGGCTATCAAAGGACGAGAAAATAAGCGTGTTTCCATGTTCTTTTACCTGGTTGGTAATATGATGAATTAATTCATTGAAAAATGGAAGAGAGTCATAATGCTCTATCACAATGTCTGTATTTTTACATGCAACAAACCGAATGACATGGTGATTTTTGATGAATTCTTTATTTGACTTCATGGTCCGCGGTTTATATCCGTGTTCTTGGGCAATTTTTAAAATATGCTCCTTGGTTTCTTCGCTAACTCCGGGTTTGTTATTAAAAGCAAGGGAGACGGCAGATTTCGATACACCGGCAAGCCTTGCAATATCATCAATTTTCAACGTGGAACCTCCTATTGGACTAAACTACATAAATTATATCATTATTATGTGAGGAAGTTTACTTTATAAACTAAACTAAATTAAACTAAATGAAATAAAAATAGAAAATAAAAAATATTGACCTCGTATTACTTGTGATGTTAAAATCCAAGTGTAAAACGCTTTATTTTAGTTTATTTTATGTATTATTATATAAAATATATTATTTTGTTTTGTTTGTTGAATTGGGCAAAAAAGGAAAGGTGATTGATTTGAGCTTTAACATTGCTAAAAATCAAAGAAGTTTTACACAAGAGGGCAAGCCTTTCTTTTATTTGGCGGATACTGTCTGGAGCGCGTTTACCAACGCGACGATTGAAGAGTGGAGCGAATACCTGGACTATCGAAAAATGCAGGGCTTCAACGTTTTACAAATCAATATGCTCCGGCAATGGGATGCAAGTGAATCAGATTTGAATCTGCAACCGTTTGCATTAATGGAAAATGGAGATTTTAACTACCATGCATTAAACGAAGCCTATTTCGACCGGGCAGAAGTCATGCTCCAGATGGCTGTAGAGCGCGGATTTATTCCGGCGTTGGTTCTTCTGTGGTGTAACTATGTGCCGGATACGTGGGCTGAAATGTTCCAAAAGGGCAATAAAATGCCGTTGGATTGCGTTGAAAACTATGTAGCTTATGTTGTGAACCGCTATTCCCGATTCGAGCCTGTATATTTAATCAGCGGGGATACCGATTTTCCAACAGAACGTGCTAATGCGTACTATTTGAAGGCGCTGGAAACAGTACAGGAATTAAGCCCGACAAGCTTGACCACCCTGCATATCCAAGGCAGATTGAGAGAAATTCCGGAAGTCTTTGCACAGCACAAGGGGCTTGGATTTTATATGTATCAATCAGGACATAATTCCGAGTTTCAACATGTAGCTCACGAGATTGCACAGCATTTCTATCACAAGCCGGAAATACGACCTGTAATTAATGGAGAACCCTGCTATGAACAAATTAGCTACAGCCGCAATGTATATGGCAGATATACGGCACTGGATGCCAGAAAAGCGGCATGGCAAAGTCTTCTTGCAGGCGGGGGAGCCGGAGTCACTTATGGAGCACACGGCATTTGGAGCTGGCATAAGAAGGGCAAAAAGTTCGGCATTGTAGAAGGGGAGGGCTTCGATAGCCCTTATGATTGGAGAATGGCATTGCGTTTTGAAGGCGCGTGGGATTATTCCTTTATGAAGTATGTATTCGAAATGTATAACCTGATTGGCATTAAGCCGCTGGACATTATTTTGAACAATACAGGGGAAATCAGAGCTGCGGGCAACGAGAATACCATCGTCTTGTATGTTCCCGTTAACACGAGGGTGCGATTAAGCATCAACGTACAGGACTACAAGTTTACAACGATTGATTTAGCGGAGAGACGATTTGCGCAAACGGAAGTGTCCGTCCACGAGGATCGATCCATGATCGACATGCACAGCTTTGAAAGTGATGTTGTGATCATCGGAACGAAATAAAACATAGAGAAGAATGCGGATGGAGTGAAGCAACATGTGGGAAATCGGCAACGTCTGAGTATTGCTATACGGATTTGGAAACGATGTTGGAAGAAGCATCCATGAAGGAGTGATCATGATGGATTACAAAAAGACGGCTAGAGAAGTGCTAAACTCGGTTGGGGGAAACGAAAATATAAACAGTGTCATTCACTGTGTGACTCGGCTGAGATTCAAACTGAAGGATCATCAATTACCTGATAAAGAACAAATCAAGCAGATTGACGGTGTGATTACTGTCGTAGAAAGCGGCGGCCAATTCCAGGTGGTTATTGGTAATGAGGTCCCTAAGGTATATGAAGCTCTTTTGGAGACGATGGGCGTAAAACCGGATCAAGCGAATCAAGAAGAGCAAAGCAATGAGAAATCCAGTTTATTCAGCCGATTTGTCGATGTGATCTCAGGCGTGTTCATGCCCGTTGTTGGTGTGCTCGCTGCTGTGGGGGTTCTAAAAGGACTGTTGGCCTTATGCACATCCCTGGGCTGGATGACGGATCAGATGGGCACGTATAAAATTTTATATGCGACAGCAGACGCTATGTTTTATTTCTTTCCGGTTATTCTAGGATTTTCAGCAGGTAAAAAATTTGGAGGAAACCCGTACCTGTCTGCTGTTTTGGGGGCCGCCTTGGTGTATCCGACCATGACTGCCGCCTTTACGGATAAAACGGCGCTGTCCTTTTTGACCATACCTGTCGTTCTGATTAATTATACTTCTTCTGTTGTACCTATCATTATTGGAGCATTTTTAGCAGCTAAGGTCGAAAAAATGATAAGCAAGTATGCACCTGCCTCCATTAAAATGTTCATTGTGCCTTTTCTGACCTTGGTCATCATATCACCGATTGTTTTTCTGGCTGTCGGGCCGATAGCAACTATAATCAGCGATGGGTTAGCTAATGGCTCCATGTGGATTTACCATTTAAGTCCGGCTGTGGCTGGTCTCGTTCTGGCCGGGTTCTGGCAGGGCATTATTATCTTTGGTCTGCATTGGGCGTTTATTCCAATTCTCCTGAATAATGTAGTTACGAACGGGTTTGATCCGATTAACGGGATGTTGTTCTGTACGACTTTTGCTCAAACCGGTGCGGCCTTTGCCATTGCTTTGAAATC
This DNA window, taken from Paenibacillus kribbensis, encodes the following:
- a CDS encoding DUF4038 domain-containing protein, which codes for MIDLSFNIAKNQRSFTQEGKPFFYLADTVWSAFTNATIEEWSEYLDYRKMQGFNVLQINMLRQWDASESDLNLQPFALMENGDFNYHALNEAYFDRAEVMLQMAVERGFIPALVLLWCNYVPDTWAEMFQKGNKMPLDCVENYVAYVVNRYSRFEPVYLISGDTDFPTERANAYYLKALETVQELSPTSLTTLHIQGRLREIPEVFAQHKGLGFYMYQSGHNSEFQHVAHEIAQHFYHKPEIRPVINGEPCYEQISYSRNVYGRYTALDARKAAWQSLLAGGGAGVTYGAHGIWSWHKKGKKFGIVEGEGFDSPYDWRMALRFEGAWDYSFMKYVFEMYNLIGIKPLDIILNNTGEIRAAGNENTIVLYVPVNTRVRLSINVQDYKFTTIDLAERRFAQTEVSVHEDRSMIDMHSFESDVVIIGTK
- a CDS encoding beta-glucoside-specific PTS transporter subunit IIABC → MDYKKTAREVLNSVGGNENINSVIHCVTRLRFKLKDHQLPDKEQIKQIDGVITVVESGGQFQVVIGNEVPKVYEALLETMGVKPDQANQEEQSNEKSSLFSRFVDVISGVFMPVVGVLAAVGVLKGLLALCTSLGWMTDQMGTYKILYATADAMFYFFPVILGFSAGKKFGGNPYLSAVLGAALVYPTMTAAFTDKTALSFLTIPVVLINYTSSVVPIIIGAFLAAKVEKMISKYAPASIKMFIVPFLTLVIISPIVFLAVGPIATIISDGLANGSMWIYHLSPAVAGLVLAGFWQGIIIFGLHWAFIPILLNNVVTNGFDPINGMLFCTTFAQTGAAFAIALKSRDPKLKPIATSATIAGVMGVTEPAIYGVTLPAKKPFILASIAAGIGGATAGFLGSTAYGFASGGVFGIPLFINPKGIDAGFIGFIISLVVAFVLAFILTYLFGYKNAKPASEIKVADESKVEEKVVFSPLNGELIPLSAVKDEAFSSGAMGQGAAVIPKEGVAYAPFNGTVVTVFKTKHAIGLISEDGVELLIHIGINTVSLKGKHFTSFVSEGDTIQKGDKLVEFDPQAITDEGYDITTSVIVTNTAVYTDIIVENGAEIHAGEHLLKIR